A stretch of candidate division TA06 bacterium DNA encodes these proteins:
- a CDS encoding PASTA domain-containing protein has product MYTGKAFAISLVTSFIVSVIICSVFLLVLPRSGGLPFSFGGGGKVEVPAVANMPVEEARLVLQNKGFLMMELEEKKDPNVPVGSIVSQDPLPGFKLDKGALVKVVVSAGGPEVIIPNLEGIPQGQARLQLESINLVVGTISREMHGSISKDAVISTDPPAGTRAPAGTVVNIKISSGESLVTVPSVFKASPGRARSKLERLGLKVSTRYTTNIEYEFGIVVGQDPRSGTKVRKGSTVKIIVNSEAR; this is encoded by the coding sequence ATGTATACCGGGAAAGCATTCGCTATATCGCTTGTGACATCATTCATCGTTTCAGTAATCATATGCTCAGTCTTCCTGCTCGTATTGCCCAGGTCTGGAGGTCTTCCTTTCTCGTTTGGAGGAGGGGGGAAAGTTGAAGTCCCCGCAGTCGCGAATATGCCTGTCGAGGAGGCAAGGTTAGTCCTTCAGAACAAGGGTTTTCTCATGATGGAGCTAGAGGAGAAGAAGGACCCAAATGTGCCCGTAGGATCCATAGTCAGTCAGGATCCACTTCCAGGTTTCAAGTTGGATAAAGGCGCTCTGGTGAAAGTAGTAGTATCGGCCGGAGGACCTGAGGTGATTATTCCAAACCTTGAAGGGATTCCACAGGGTCAAGCGCGCCTCCAGCTGGAAAGCATCAACCTTGTTGTGGGGACAATCAGTCGTGAGATGCATGGGTCAATATCCAAGGATGCCGTTATCTCCACAGACCCGCCAGCAGGGACAAGGGCTCCGGCGGGAACGGTTGTGAATATCAAAATCAGCAGTGGAGAGTCCTTGGTGACTGTACCCAGTGTGTTCAAGGCGAGTCCCGGGAGGGCGCGCTCGAAACTGGAGAGGCTGGGCCTAAAGGTGAGTACAAGATACACCACAAACATTGAGTATGAGTTCGGAATTGTGGTAGGCCAGGATCCAAGGTC